The following proteins are encoded in a genomic region of Arachis stenosperma cultivar V10309 chromosome 4, arast.V10309.gnm1.PFL2, whole genome shotgun sequence:
- the LOC130975173 gene encoding uncharacterized protein LOC130975173, whose product MRLCMNARVPLEDANPTWLYPGMPMTLERMMNVTEAHQSQKPQRRRRRQEPREEEQQQEEPQEKPQEEQEEEQQFQPQNNMDMVRMQEAIERLSEQYMGIQEKQGEFHSQYMSAQQRQEELQLRMMSQQRDYESRSLVMQKEQASQFQESFNQLAQLQVENMRAFKEFTTLQDARYGVQADYNINGQIKLNYIGKHLHSMDPAFPIYDEYFKKRNDREIDKAIRLEKHNKRDNEESWILAKAKGQEQGRN is encoded by the coding sequence ATGCGATTGTGCATGAATGCCAGAGTGCCACTGGAGGATGCAAACCCAACATGGTTGTATCCAGGCATGCCTATGACCCTCGAAAGGATGATGAATGTCACAGAGGCACATCAAAGTCAAAAGCCacaaagaaggagaaggagacaAGAACCAAGGgaagaagaacaacaacaagaagaacCACAAGAAAAACCacaagaagaacaagaagaagagcAACAATTCCAACCACAAAACAACATGGACATGGTTCGGATGCAAGAAGCAATTGAAAGGTTATCAGAACAGTACATGGGGatacaagagaagcagggggaATTCCATTCACAGTACATGAGTGCTCAACAAAGACAAGAGGAGCTTCAGTTGAGAATGATGAGTCAACAGAGAGATTATGAGTCAAGATCCTTAGTTATGCAAAAGGAACAAGCTTCACAATTTCAAGAATCATTCAACCAGCTGGCCCAACTGCAAGTTGAGAACATGAGAGCATTCAAGGAATTCACGACCCTTCAGGATGCAAGATATGGAGTACAAGCTGATTACAACATAAATGGCCAAATCAAGCTCAACTACATTGGAAAACATCTGCATAGCATGGACCCAGCATTTCCAATTTACGATGAATACTTCAAGAAAAGGAACGACAGAGAAATAGACAAAGCAATACGCCTtgaaaaacataataaaagagACAATGAAGAAAGTTGGATTCTGGCAAAAGCTAAAGGGCAAGAGCAAGGGAGAAACTAG